A section of the Mycobacterium sp. 3519A genome encodes:
- a CDS encoding TetR family transcriptional regulator — MAEVRGVPALGLRERKKQRTRATLIDAAVELCDRQGFERTTVDQIAAVADVSPRTFSRYFATKDAIALALVDDALGTAAEELSKQPADLNHFEALRRSYIAMYTGTKTAPPGALSAERMLCIVRIIMSSPTLRHAALEFRPHAVNIELAKRLGVPIDDRRLRLVSAMWGGIIMTAFADLGLPEVDWATVDIDSIVARLEATYAEFMAEISDARPSV, encoded by the coding sequence GTGGCTGAAGTCAGGGGCGTGCCAGCCCTCGGTTTGCGGGAACGTAAAAAGCAACGCACCCGCGCCACCTTGATCGACGCGGCGGTCGAACTCTGCGACCGCCAGGGCTTCGAGCGCACCACCGTCGACCAGATCGCCGCCGTCGCCGACGTCTCACCGCGCACCTTCAGCCGGTATTTCGCGACCAAGGACGCCATCGCGTTGGCGCTCGTCGACGACGCGCTCGGCACGGCCGCCGAGGAACTCAGCAAGCAGCCCGCGGATCTGAATCACTTCGAGGCGCTGCGTCGCTCCTATATCGCGATGTACACCGGCACGAAGACAGCGCCGCCGGGCGCGCTCTCGGCGGAGCGAATGCTGTGCATCGTCCGGATCATCATGTCGTCACCGACGCTGCGGCACGCGGCGCTGGAGTTCCGGCCCCACGCCGTCAACATCGAACTGGCCAAGCGGCTCGGCGTGCCCATCGACGACCGTCGGCTGCGCCTCGTCTCCGCGATGTGGGGCGGGATCATCATGACCGCGTTCGCCGATCTCGGCTTGCCGGAGGTCGACTGGGCCACCGTCGACATCGACAGCATCGTCGCGCGACTGGAGGCGACATACGCCGAGTTCATGGCTGAAATCTCCGACGCGCGACCCTCGGTCTAG
- a CDS encoding citrate synthase — translation MADNPSSGEHASLSYPGGELDLDIVTATEGADGIALGSLLAKSGYTTFDEGFVNTASTRSAITYIDGDAGILRYRGYPIEQLAEKSNFLEVSYLLIYGELPTTEQLEKFTHQIQRHTLLHEDLKRFFDGFPRNAHPMPVVSSAVNALSAYYQDSLDPFDDEQVELSTIRLLAKLPTIAAYAYKKSVGQPFLYPDNSLSLVENFLRMTFGFPAEPYEVDPEVVRALDLLLILHADHEQNCSTSTVRLVGSSQANLFTSISGGINALWGPLHGGANQAVLEMLEKIRQSEGDVHDFVKKVKNKEDGVKLMGFGHRVYKNYDPRARIVKEQADKILGKLGGDDELLDIAKALEEVALTDDYFVERKLYPNVDFYTGVIYRAMGFPTRMFTVLFSVGRLPGWIAHWREMHEDGSGKIGRPRQIYTGYTERDYKALDAR, via the coding sequence GTGGCCGATAACCCATCCAGTGGTGAGCACGCCAGCCTCTCTTACCCCGGCGGCGAGCTTGACTTAGACATCGTCACTGCCACCGAGGGGGCCGACGGCATCGCGTTGGGTTCGCTGTTGGCCAAGAGCGGCTACACCACGTTCGACGAGGGGTTCGTCAACACCGCCTCCACCAGGAGCGCGATCACCTACATCGACGGCGACGCGGGCATCCTGCGCTACCGCGGCTACCCGATCGAGCAGCTCGCGGAGAAGTCCAATTTCCTCGAAGTCAGCTATCTGCTGATCTACGGCGAGCTGCCCACGACGGAGCAGTTGGAGAAGTTCACCCACCAGATCCAGCGCCACACGCTGCTGCACGAAGACCTGAAGCGGTTCTTCGACGGCTTCCCCCGCAACGCGCACCCGATGCCGGTGGTGTCCAGCGCGGTGAACGCGCTGAGCGCGTACTACCAGGATTCGCTGGACCCGTTCGACGACGAGCAGGTGGAGCTGTCCACCATCCGGCTGCTGGCCAAGCTGCCGACCATTGCGGCGTACGCGTACAAGAAGTCGGTGGGCCAGCCGTTCCTGTACCCGGACAACTCGCTGAGCCTGGTGGAGAACTTCCTGCGGATGACGTTCGGCTTCCCGGCCGAACCGTACGAGGTGGACCCGGAGGTGGTCCGGGCGCTGGACCTGCTGCTCATCCTGCACGCCGACCACGAGCAGAACTGCTCGACGTCGACGGTGCGGCTGGTCGGCTCGTCGCAGGCCAACCTGTTCACCTCGATCTCCGGCGGCATCAACGCGCTGTGGGGTCCGCTGCACGGCGGCGCCAACCAGGCGGTGCTGGAGATGCTGGAGAAGATCCGCCAGTCCGAAGGCGACGTGCACGACTTCGTCAAGAAGGTCAAGAACAAAGAAGACGGCGTCAAGCTGATGGGCTTCGGCCACCGGGTGTACAAGAACTACGACCCGCGGGCGCGCATCGTCAAGGAGCAGGCCGACAAGATCCTCGGCAAGCTCGGCGGCGACGACGAATTGCTCGACATCGCCAAGGCGCTCGAAGAGGTCGCGCTGACCGACGACTACTTCGTCGAGCGCAAGCTCTATCCGAACGTCGACTTCTACACCGGCGTGATCTACCGCGCGATGGGCTTCCCGACCCGGATGTTCACCGTGTTGTTCTCGGTCGGCCGGCTGCCCGGGTGGATCGCGCACTGGCGCGAGATGCATGAGGACGGCAGCGGCAAGATCGGTCGTCCGCGGCAGATCTACACCGGCTACACCGAGCGCGACTACAAGGCCCTCGACGCCCGCTGA
- a CDS encoding DHA2 family efflux MFS transporter permease subunit: protein MNEAVVRSLSSRRKAIILVTCCLSLLIVSMDATIVNVAIPNIRADLGAKASELQWVIDIYTLVLASLLLLSGATADRFGRRRTFQIGLVVFAVGSLLCSLSPNISILILARMLQAIGGSMLNPVAMSIITQVFTGRVERARAIGVWGGVVGISMALGPIVGGALIELVNWRAVFWINLPICALAIVLTAIFVPESRSVTMRDVDPIGQGLGMAFLFGVVYVMIEGPARGWTDTRNIVVGVVALLAFVAFLYYESRRHDPFIDLRFFRSIPFASATMIAVCAFAAWGAFLFVMSLYLQNERGFSALHTGLIYLPVAVGALIFSPLSGRMVGRFGSRPSLLIAGVLITAATVLLTRLTATTAVWQILVIFAVFGVGFSMVNAPITNAAVSGMPTDRAGAASAVASTSRQVGVSVGVALCGSVVGSALAGTGVDFAVAARPLWLICTGLGVVILALAVFSTSARALRSADRLAPLVAGTAVKESADVR from the coding sequence GTGAATGAAGCTGTCGTCCGGTCGTTGAGCTCGCGGCGCAAGGCCATCATCCTGGTGACCTGCTGCCTGAGCCTGCTGATCGTGTCGATGGACGCGACGATCGTCAACGTCGCGATACCGAACATCCGCGCCGATCTCGGCGCCAAGGCGTCGGAACTGCAGTGGGTGATCGACATCTACACGCTGGTGCTCGCCTCGTTGTTGCTGCTCTCGGGTGCCACGGCAGACCGCTTCGGGCGCAGGCGGACGTTCCAGATCGGGCTGGTCGTCTTCGCGGTCGGGTCGCTGCTGTGCAGCTTGTCGCCCAACATCTCGATCCTGATCCTGGCTCGCATGCTGCAGGCCATCGGCGGTTCGATGCTGAACCCGGTCGCGATGTCGATCATCACGCAGGTGTTCACCGGACGCGTCGAGCGCGCACGCGCGATCGGGGTCTGGGGTGGAGTCGTCGGCATCTCGATGGCGCTCGGCCCGATCGTGGGCGGCGCGCTGATCGAACTCGTCAACTGGCGGGCGGTGTTCTGGATCAACCTGCCGATCTGCGCGCTCGCCATCGTGCTGACAGCCATCTTCGTACCGGAATCGCGCTCGGTCACCATGCGTGACGTCGACCCCATCGGCCAGGGTCTCGGGATGGCGTTCCTGTTCGGCGTGGTCTACGTGATGATCGAAGGCCCGGCCCGCGGTTGGACCGACACCCGCAACATCGTGGTCGGCGTCGTCGCGCTGCTCGCCTTCGTGGCGTTCCTGTACTACGAATCGCGCCGCCACGATCCGTTCATCGACCTACGGTTTTTCCGCAGCATCCCGTTCGCCTCGGCGACGATGATCGCGGTGTGCGCGTTCGCCGCATGGGGCGCGTTCCTGTTCGTGATGTCGCTGTACCTACAAAATGAGCGGGGCTTCTCGGCGTTGCACACCGGCCTGATCTATCTGCCCGTTGCCGTTGGCGCGCTGATCTTTTCACCACTGTCGGGCCGGATGGTCGGTCGGTTCGGCAGCCGGCCGTCGCTGCTGATCGCCGGCGTTCTGATCACCGCCGCGACGGTGTTGCTCACGCGGTTGACCGCGACCACCGCGGTGTGGCAGATCCTGGTGATCTTCGCCGTGTTCGGCGTCGGCTTCTCGATGGTCAACGCGCCGATCACCAATGCGGCGGTCAGCGGCATGCCGACCGATCGGGCGGGCGCGGCCTCGGCGGTGGCCTCGACCAGTCGTCAGGTCGGCGTGAGTGTCGGTGTGGCGCTGTGCGGTTCGGTGGTCGGCTCCGCGTTGGCCGGGACGGGCGTCGACTTCGCGGTAGCCGCCAGGCCGCTGTGGCTGATCTGCACCGGGCTGGGTGTGGTGATCCTCGCGCTCGCGGTGTTCTCCACGTCGGCGCGCGCACTGAGATCCGCGGATCGACTGGCCCCACTGGTGGCCGGGACTGCGGTGAAGGAGAGCGCCGATGTCCGATGA
- a CDS encoding MarR family winged helix-turn-helix transcriptional regulator — protein sequence MSDDVLADGVWRTIASLVHDNRDGWKRAVVECSGLPFSRVRILVRLSRQSMTVKQLAHAATMDPPATTVAVNDLEDRGLVVRETDPTNRRCKVVSLTDAGRAMVDKIDAVEDPAPAALAALDPADLRALQTILDRVASR from the coding sequence ATGTCCGATGACGTTCTGGCCGACGGGGTTTGGCGGACGATTGCGTCGCTGGTGCACGACAACCGCGACGGGTGGAAGCGCGCGGTCGTCGAGTGCAGCGGGCTGCCGTTCAGCAGGGTGCGCATCCTCGTGCGACTGAGCAGGCAGTCGATGACCGTCAAACAACTCGCACACGCCGCGACGATGGATCCGCCCGCGACGACGGTCGCGGTCAACGATCTCGAGGACCGTGGCCTGGTGGTGCGCGAAACCGACCCGACGAACCGCCGCTGCAAGGTCGTCTCGCTCACCGACGCAGGCCGCGCGATGGTCGACAAGATCGACGCGGTCGAGGATCCGGCGCCTGCCGCGCTGGCCGCGCTCGACCCCGCGGACCTGAGGGCTCTGCAGACCATCCTGGACCGCGTGGCAAGCCGCTAG
- a CDS encoding adenylate/guanylate cyclase domain-containing protein produces the protein MAIPCRNCGAEPRDGARFCDACGSPVAVMDSHAEYKQVTVLFADVVRSMDIAASVGPERLREIMTELFNRSSRTVQRYGGTVDKFTGDGIMAVFGAPIAFEDHALRACRAALDVQKDAKGLSAEVQSRDDVALQLRIGLNSGEVITGEIGAGPLAYTAVGEQVGMAQRMESVAVPGGVMVSESTARLVENNAVLGEPELVHIKGAVLPVPAHRLLGVATGRRTDRAEATFVGREWEVGALNGLLERAVKGNGAVVGVVGSPGIGKSRLVREIASRATNLGAEVVTAHCESHTTDVPFHAAASLLRAATGIADLDAAEARVRIRTRFSGADDDDLLILEDLLGIGDPEASLAQIDPDARRRRVAAMVNAAALARSTPTVYVVEDAHWIDNISESMLADFVAVVPRTRSLLLITYRPEYAGALARISRAQTIALEPLDDSQMAQLGAELLGDDRSVTELVDLVADRAGGNPFFAEEIVRDLKERDVLIGGRGCYLCVEPAREVSVPSTLQAVIAARIDRLEPAAKRALNAAAVIGSQFAPETLTALDIEPALADLVQAELVDQIEFGPTPRYAFRHGLIRAVAYESQLKADRAQLHRRLAATLDQSDQNAPMIAEHYEAAGDAHAAYDWHMRAGAWSASRDIGAARASWQRAQQVADALPRDDSDRLVMRIAPRTNLCATTFRSADSFTRSGFDELRELCEAAGDKRSLAMAMLGQMSASMAEGRVAEGVLLASENEALLESIGDPDATLAMLWGPLAIKQETGPMADVLRWAQVGIDIADGDPLRGSLLTGSPLALALVFRGYARLFLGIVGWHNDFDEAVAMAREHDLLTFASVVAYKYAALFLAGSLVADDGAWAEMEEAFRVAREIGDHNAVGLTTYMLGAALVETRADTSRGLQMLAELRAMCDRKQFFKSELPVLDLHAAREDARGGNFDAAFPVMRAAMDTLYDSGQFTFSMWATTVLVITLLERGTEDDMAEAQTAVERLAAAPLDHVAVRDLTLLRLRALLARARGDAAAYGELRDGYRQMAAEYGYEGHMASAAQMP, from the coding sequence GTGGCGATACCGTGTCGCAATTGCGGCGCCGAACCGCGGGACGGCGCCCGATTCTGTGACGCGTGTGGTTCGCCCGTCGCCGTGATGGACAGCCACGCCGAGTACAAACAAGTCACCGTGCTGTTCGCCGACGTCGTTCGCTCGATGGACATCGCGGCGTCCGTGGGCCCGGAGCGGCTCCGCGAGATCATGACCGAACTGTTCAATCGCTCGTCGAGGACGGTGCAGCGCTACGGCGGCACCGTGGACAAGTTCACCGGCGACGGCATCATGGCGGTTTTCGGTGCGCCGATCGCGTTCGAGGATCACGCACTGCGCGCGTGCCGTGCGGCGTTGGACGTGCAGAAGGATGCGAAGGGTCTCTCCGCCGAGGTGCAGAGCCGCGACGACGTCGCGTTGCAGCTACGCATCGGACTGAATTCGGGCGAGGTCATCACCGGCGAGATCGGCGCGGGCCCGCTGGCCTACACCGCGGTCGGCGAGCAGGTCGGGATGGCGCAGCGGATGGAGTCGGTCGCGGTGCCTGGCGGTGTGATGGTGAGCGAATCGACGGCGCGGCTGGTCGAAAACAACGCAGTGCTCGGCGAACCGGAACTCGTGCACATCAAGGGCGCCGTGTTGCCGGTGCCTGCACACCGGCTTCTCGGCGTCGCGACCGGCAGGCGAACCGACCGCGCCGAGGCGACGTTCGTCGGCCGGGAGTGGGAGGTGGGAGCGCTCAACGGGCTGCTCGAGCGGGCCGTCAAAGGCAACGGCGCTGTCGTCGGGGTGGTGGGCTCGCCCGGCATCGGCAAGAGCCGCCTTGTCCGCGAAATCGCTTCGCGTGCAACGAATCTTGGCGCAGAGGTGGTTACGGCACACTGCGAGTCGCACACCACCGACGTCCCGTTCCATGCCGCCGCCAGTCTGTTGCGGGCCGCGACCGGCATCGCCGATCTGGATGCCGCTGAGGCCAGGGTACGGATCCGGACGCGGTTCTCCGGAGCGGACGACGACGACCTGTTGATCCTGGAGGATCTCCTCGGCATCGGCGACCCGGAGGCGTCACTCGCGCAGATCGACCCCGATGCCAGGCGGCGGCGAGTGGCGGCGATGGTGAATGCCGCGGCGCTCGCGAGAAGCACGCCGACGGTCTATGTGGTCGAGGATGCGCACTGGATCGACAACATCAGCGAGTCGATGCTCGCGGACTTTGTGGCCGTCGTGCCGCGGACACGGTCGCTGCTGCTGATCACGTATCGCCCTGAGTATGCGGGCGCGCTCGCGCGCATATCCCGGGCGCAGACCATTGCCCTTGAGCCGCTGGATGATTCGCAGATGGCTCAACTCGGTGCCGAGTTGTTGGGCGACGACCGGTCGGTGACCGAACTCGTCGACCTGGTCGCCGACCGTGCGGGCGGCAATCCGTTCTTCGCGGAGGAAATCGTCCGCGACCTCAAGGAGCGGGACGTGTTGATCGGCGGTCGCGGATGCTATCTGTGCGTGGAACCGGCCAGGGAGGTAAGCGTGCCGAGCACGTTGCAGGCTGTGATCGCCGCGCGCATCGACCGTCTCGAGCCAGCCGCGAAGCGGGCGCTCAACGCGGCGGCGGTGATCGGATCTCAGTTCGCCCCGGAAACGCTGACGGCATTGGACATCGAACCGGCACTGGCCGATCTCGTCCAGGCGGAGTTGGTGGATCAGATCGAGTTCGGGCCGACGCCCCGGTATGCGTTCCGGCACGGGCTGATTCGTGCCGTCGCCTACGAGTCACAGCTGAAAGCCGATCGGGCGCAGTTGCACCGACGGTTGGCCGCCACACTTGACCAGAGCGACCAGAATGCACCGATGATCGCGGAACACTACGAGGCGGCAGGCGACGCCCACGCGGCCTATGACTGGCACATGCGGGCCGGTGCTTGGTCGGCGTCGCGTGACATCGGCGCCGCACGGGCGAGTTGGCAACGCGCACAGCAAGTTGCCGATGCGCTACCGCGCGACGATTCGGACCGTCTCGTGATGCGGATCGCGCCGCGGACGAATCTGTGCGCGACGACGTTCCGGTCGGCGGACAGTTTCACCCGTTCGGGGTTCGACGAGCTGCGCGAGTTGTGCGAGGCGGCAGGAGACAAGCGGTCACTCGCCATGGCGATGTTGGGACAGATGTCGGCATCCATGGCCGAGGGTCGGGTGGCCGAAGGCGTACTACTGGCATCCGAGAACGAAGCGCTGCTGGAATCCATTGGTGACCCCGATGCGACGCTCGCGATGTTGTGGGGGCCCTTGGCCATCAAACAGGAAACAGGTCCGATGGCCGATGTGCTGCGGTGGGCCCAGGTCGGCATCGACATCGCCGACGGCGATCCGCTGAGGGGCTCGCTGCTTACGGGGTCGCCGCTGGCGTTGGCCCTGGTGTTCCGTGGGTACGCGCGCTTGTTCCTCGGTATCGTGGGCTGGCACAACGACTTTGACGAAGCCGTGGCGATGGCCCGCGAGCACGACCTACTCACATTCGCCAGCGTGGTGGCGTACAAGTATGCCGCATTGTTCCTGGCCGGCTCGCTGGTCGCCGACGACGGCGCATGGGCCGAAATGGAGGAGGCGTTCCGCGTGGCCCGCGAAATCGGCGATCACAACGCGGTGGGACTGACCACTTACATGTTGGGTGCCGCGTTGGTCGAGACGCGTGCCGACACGTCACGCGGATTGCAGATGCTGGCCGAGCTCCGTGCGATGTGTGACCGCAAACAGTTCTTCAAATCCGAACTTCCCGTCCTCGATCTCCACGCCGCGCGCGAGGACGCACGGGGCGGGAATTTCGACGCTGCGTTCCCGGTGATGCGGGCGGCAATGGACACGCTGTATGACAGCGGCCAGTTCACGTTCTCGATGTGGGCGACAACCGTTCTGGTGATCACGTTGCTCGAGCGTGGCACGGAGGACGATATGGCCGAAGCGCAAACCGCTGTCGAGCGGTTGGCTGCGGCACCCCTCGATCACGTAGCGGTGCGCGACCTCACGCTGCTGCGGTTGCGCGCGCTGCTGGCGCGGGCGCGCGGTGACGCCGCCGCCTACGGCGAACTCAGGGACGGCTATCGGCAGATGGCCGCTGAGTACGGCTATGAGGGCCACATGGCGTCGGCTGCCCAGATGCCCTAG
- a CDS encoding NAD(P)/FAD-dependent oxidoreductase gives MNQRYDAIVVGGGHNGLVAAAYLARAGRRVQVLERLDHVGGAAVSAHAFDGVDARLSRYSYLVSLLPRRIIDELGARVRLVRRRYSSYTPDPSTAGRTGLLIGPQSTFAAIGAGDDEAGVDEFYRRCRVVTSRLWPTLTQPLRTRDEARRHVADDEAWRFMVDEPIGHAITAAVSNDVVRGVLATDALIGTFARTDDPSLAQNICFMYHLLGGGTGDWDVPVGGMGAVSGALAAAAAGHGAEIVTGAEVLAIDPGGEVRYRRDGDEHTVHADHVLANVTPVVLARLLGEPEPALAPGAQIKVNLMLRRLPRLRDDSVTPEQAFGGTFHINETYSQLDTAYIRADHGLVPEPLPCEIYCHSLTDPSILSDRLRESGAQTLTVFGLHTPHKLVANAEPDRMRDTLTSAALNSLNSVLAEPIQDVLMEDSAGRLCIEAKTTWDLEQSLGMTEGNIFHGALQWPFASDDEPLETPAQRWGVATAHDRIMLCGSGSRRGGAVSGIGGHNAAMAVLES, from the coding sequence CTGAACCAGCGCTATGACGCCATAGTTGTCGGCGGCGGACACAACGGCCTCGTCGCGGCGGCCTACCTGGCGCGAGCGGGCCGTCGGGTGCAGGTGCTCGAACGGCTTGACCACGTCGGAGGCGCGGCGGTGTCCGCGCATGCCTTCGACGGCGTGGACGCGCGACTGTCGCGCTACTCGTATCTGGTCAGCCTGTTGCCGCGGCGCATCATCGACGAACTGGGCGCTCGGGTGCGGTTGGTGCGCAGGCGCTACTCCTCCTATACGCCCGATCCTTCGACGGCGGGACGCACGGGCCTGCTGATCGGGCCGCAGTCGACCTTCGCGGCGATCGGGGCGGGCGATGACGAGGCCGGCGTCGACGAGTTCTACCGCCGCTGCCGCGTCGTGACCTCACGGCTGTGGCCGACGCTGACCCAGCCGCTGCGCACCCGCGACGAAGCGCGGCGGCACGTGGCTGACGACGAGGCGTGGCGGTTCATGGTCGACGAGCCGATCGGGCATGCCATCACCGCGGCGGTGTCCAACGATGTGGTGCGCGGCGTGCTGGCCACCGACGCGTTGATCGGGACGTTCGCCCGCACCGACGATCCGTCGTTGGCGCAGAACATCTGCTTCATGTACCACCTGTTGGGCGGCGGCACCGGCGACTGGGACGTGCCGGTCGGCGGGATGGGCGCGGTCAGCGGAGCGCTGGCGGCGGCGGCCGCCGGACACGGTGCCGAAATCGTCACGGGCGCAGAGGTTCTCGCGATCGATCCCGGCGGTGAGGTGCGCTACCGACGCGATGGCGATGAGCACACGGTGCACGCCGATCACGTGTTGGCGAACGTCACGCCGGTGGTGCTGGCGAGGCTGCTGGGTGAACCCGAGCCCGCGTTGGCGCCCGGTGCGCAGATCAAGGTCAATCTGATGCTGCGCCGGTTGCCGAGACTGCGCGACGACAGCGTGACGCCCGAGCAGGCGTTCGGCGGCACGTTCCACATCAACGAGACCTACAGTCAACTCGACACTGCGTACATCCGGGCCGACCACGGTCTGGTGCCCGAACCGCTGCCCTGCGAGATCTATTGCCATTCGCTGACGGATCCGAGCATCCTGTCGGATCGACTGCGCGAGTCGGGTGCGCAGACGCTGACCGTGTTCGGCCTGCACACTCCGCACAAGTTGGTCGCAAACGCCGAACCCGATCGGATGCGGGACACATTGACGTCGGCGGCGCTGAACTCGTTGAATTCGGTTCTGGCTGAACCGATTCAAGATGTGCTGATGGAGGACTCGGCGGGCAGGTTGTGCATCGAGGCGAAGACGACGTGGGACCTGGAGCAGTCGCTTGGCATGACCGAGGGCAACATCTTTCACGGTGCGTTGCAGTGGCCGTTCGCCTCGGACGACGAGCCGTTGGAAACCCCGGCGCAGCGGTGGGGTGTCGCGACGGCACACGACCGGATCATGTTGTGCGGCTCGGGATCCCGTCGAGGTGGCGCGGTGTCGGGCATCGGCGGCCACAACGCTGCGATGGCGGTGCTGGAGAGCTAG
- a CDS encoding DUF2630 family protein, whose protein sequence is MTKDQDILAQVNKLVAEEKELRDKLQHHEIDESEEHQRLRAVEVALDQCWDLLRQRRALRDTGGDPREAKVRPADEVEGYLN, encoded by the coding sequence GTGACCAAGGATCAAGACATTCTCGCTCAGGTCAACAAGCTCGTCGCCGAGGAGAAGGAACTGCGGGACAAGCTGCAGCACCACGAGATCGACGAATCCGAGGAGCATCAGCGGCTGCGCGCGGTGGAAGTGGCACTCGATCAGTGCTGGGACCTGCTGCGGCAGCGGCGGGCGCTGCGCGACACCGGAGGCGATCCCCGCGAAGCCAAGGTGCGGCCTGCGGATGAGGTCGAGGGTTACCTCAACTGA